In Silene latifolia isolate original U9 population chromosome 3, ASM4854445v1, whole genome shotgun sequence, a single window of DNA contains:
- the LOC141647987 gene encoding hexokinase-1-like — MGKTAVAVTVTVTVVGVAAVACAVIVNRRMKNGAKWDRTMEILNEFEEKCGTHIGKLKQVAEAMVVEMNAGLASDNASRVKMLISFVDNLPTGDEHGLFYALDLGGTNFRVLRVQLGGKEAGIKRQEFAEVSIPPELMVGKSEELFGYIAAELAKFVAQEGPEFQLSPGRERELGFTFSFPVMQTSIDSGTLIKWTKGFSIDDSVGQDVVEELTKALRKKGVEMHVTALVNDTVGTLAGGRFSNKDVIAAVILGTGTNAAYVESAQAIPKWRGPSPRSGEMVINMEWGNFQSTHLPLTEYDNALDLDSLNRGEQTYEKLISGMYLGEIVRRVLCRMAEEASFFGNNIPPKLLTPFILRTPDMSAMHHDSSPDLRVVGSKIKTILEIPDLSLKKRKVIHKLCVIVATRGARLAAAGIFGILKKAGRDTLANCENQRTVVAIDGGLYEHYTEFRECLEDTLRELVGDRVWEKISIEHANDGSGIGAALLAASHSRYLEDDEK; from the exons ATGGGTAAGACGGCGGTGGCGGTGACGGTGACGGTGACGGTGGTAGGAGTGGCGGCAGTGGCGTGTGCGGTGATCGTGAACCGTAGGATGAAGAATGGCGCGAAATGGGATCGGACGATGGAGATATTGAACGAGTTTGAGGAGAAATGTGGGACCCACATAGGGAAATTGAAGCAGGTAGCAGAAGCAATGGTGGTAGAAATGAATGCTGGACTTGCTTCTGATAATGCTAGTCGTGTTAAGATGCTTATTAGCTTTGTTGATAATCTCCCTACCGG GGATGAACATGGTTTGTTCTATGCATTGGACCTTGGTGGGACAAACTTTCGAGTCCTTCGAGTTCAATTGGGTGGAAAGGAAGCTGGTATTAAACGTCAAGAATTTGCTGAAGTTTCAATTCCGCCAGAATTGATGGTTGGGAAGTCAGAA GAACTATTCGGGTATATTGCCGCAGAACTCGCAAAATTTGTTGCTCAAGAGGGTCCGGAATTTCAACTGTCCCCTGGCCGAGAAAGGGAATTGGGTTTTACCTTTTCATTTCCCGTGATGCAAACATCAATCGACTCCGGGACTCTGATCAAATGGACAAAAGGGTTTTCCATAGATGATTCA GTTGGTCAGGATGTAGTGGAAGAGCTCACGAAAGCATTGAGAAAAAAAGGTGTCGAAATGCACGTGACAGCTTTG GTTAATGACACTGTTGGTACATTAGCTGGAGGTAGATTCTCAAACAAAGATGTAATTGCCGCGGTGATACTGGGAACAGGAACAAATGCTGCTTACGTAGAATCTGCACAAGCAATACCCAAATGGCGAGGTCCCTCGCCTAGATCAGGAGAGATG GTTATCAACATGGAGTGGGGTAACTTCCAGTCGACACATCTTCCTTTGACAGAATATGACAATGCTTTGGATCTTGACAGTTTGAATCGTGGTGAGCAG ACTTATGAAAAGTTAATCTCTGGAATGTACTTGGGAGAAATTGTACGTAGAGTTCTGTGTCGAATGGCTGAAGAAGCTTCCTTCTTTGGCAATAACATCCCACCAAAGCTACTGACTCCTTTCATTTTGAG AACACCGGACATGTCAGCTATGCATCATGATTCATCTCCTGACCTCAGAGTTGTAGGGTCCAAGATAAAGACCATTCTTGAG ATACCAGACCTTTCCCTGAAGAAACGGAAAGTCATACACAAGCTCTGCGTCATCGTTGCAACACGTGGAGCCCGCCTTGCTGCAGCAGGGATTTTTGGAATTCTGAAGAAAGCGGGAAGAGACACATTGGCAAATTGCGAGAACCAAAGGACGGTAGTAGCCATTGATGGTGGTCTATACGAGCATTATACTGAGTTCCGAGAGTGCTTAGAGGACACATTAAGAGAGCTAGTTGGGGATCGAGTCTGGGAAAAAATCAGCATTGAACATGCGAATGATGGTTCTGGAATTGGAGCTGCCCTTCTTGCTGCTTCTCACTCTCGCTATCTCGAGGATGACGAAAAATGA